The DNA sequence TCAGTGAGCTTTTCCATTTCAGGCTCATAGGAGCTGATCAAATCAATTTGCGGCTTAAGTTTTTTAATAAACCTGTCATTTCGTGAACCGAAAATTTTGGAAACAATCAAATTAAACATGTAGTAATAATCCTTTGTCATAGGCGGTAATAGCCGCAATTGTATTCATCTAAATAAAACGGATTCTATCTAATAAGTCTTCATTTCAAAATATCAAGCCAATGAGAGGCTAAATATTCATCTTTTGTCAGTGTGGCAAGCTGAATCACACAAGCGGAGCATCCAGTAAGAATATGTGCACCTGAATCAAGCCCGACAGTCAGTCTCTCCAGACAATGTTCGCCCACTTCTTTAGAAAGGTCAGGTGCAGCTAGTTGCATAATGCCGCCAAATCCACAACACAGATCATTTAGAACCGGACGTAGCCTGTCTCCGGCAATTTTTTCAAGAAGCAGTTGATCTGTATCCAACACAGGAGCATGGCAAGGTTTATGGTATACAATCTGTTTGGGACTGTTTTCAAGAAGCAGTACGTCAGCATCAAGCAACAATGAGGAAAGTAGTGTGAGCGATTGCTGCCACTTCTTGTACAGCTCATTATCACCGGAAAAATCGTCAAGAGAATATTCCTTTAACCCTTTAAGACAAGTAGTGCAAAAAATCAGAAGCAACGGAGACCCGGCATCTTTCCAAGCTCGAATATTTATTTTCCGGGATTCATTCTGACGCTCCAAAAGGCCTGCACTACCATAGGAGGAACCACAACAAACAAATTCAGGCTCTTCAGCCCTAAGCAGGCCCATACTGTTCATCAACCGATCAGCCTTTTTAATCCAATCATGGCGGGCATATTTCCCTACACATCCATTAAAAAGGACTACTCTCCTTTCTTCAAATTTTACTTGAGGAAAAATTTCTACCCAAGGCTCCAGCCCTGTAGCAAAAAGAGATTTCATACGTTTTTTAGCTGATCGGAAAGGCTCAGGCAGAACTTTCAAAGAAAACCTTGATAGCGCTGCTGCCATCGGCCATAGAATTCCAGGATTTGCGAGCCACAAATCCCAACAATTTTGCACAAACCCATTTGAACTTGACCGTAAAGCAGAAACAAACTCAGGCCCGGACATATGTTGCGGACAATTCTTGGCACATCGTCCACAGGAAAGGCATAACGACGCAAGTGATTTAAAATCCTTATCACTCAGTCCTTCGGAGGAATCAAGATTTTCCAAAAAGAACTTTGCTCTCGGCGTTAAATCTTCTCTTCCAGTAGCTTTAAAAAGAGGACAAACTTCAAGGCATTTCCCGCACTGAACACAGGCTCTTGGGGTGGCCATTAAACAACCTTCCCGGGATTCATTATATTATACGGATCAAACACTTTCTTAATGCCGGACATAAGCTTTAATTCTGTCTTTCCGAGCTGCATACCTATGAACTTGGCCTTTGTCAGTCCGATACCATGTTCTCCGGATAATGTTCCGCCAAGCTTCAAAGTATACTCAAAAATTTCTTTCTTGGCTTTAAGAGCTGCATCAGCCTGAACGGGAACCGATTTGTCGTGCATAACACTGACATGAATATTCCCATCACCAAGATGCCCGAAACAAAGAATAATCACCCCCAGCTTCCGGCCTATAGCGTGATAGCCTTCAATAGCCTTACCAACAGAACCACGGGGAACAGCAACATCTTCCCCCTGCTTATCCGGAGCAAGATTAAAAGCTGCGGGACTGATGACCCTGCGCAACTCCCAAAGCCGTTCCTGATCTCCTCCTGTTCCTTTCTCCATAAAAGTTACCGGAACATCTTTCAAGGCATCTTCAATTCTATTAATATCATTGGCTACAGCTTCTTTAGATCCGTCAATTTTAAGCAGTAATGCTCCGCATGTCCCTTTAGACCATGGAACATCTGAATGTATCTCAAGAGCATTTAAAGTATTGTGATCCATAAGCTCCATTGCCGTCGGCAGGATACCGCAACCAAACACAGCCTCAGCTCCCTGCAAACAACCTGATAAGTCCTTAAATCCAATCAACACTGAAGCAGAGGTTTCAGGAAGTGGAAGTAGCTTTAAAGTTGCCTGTGTAATCAGCCCCAAAGTTCCTGCGGAACCGACCATCAATCTTGTCAGATCGAGCCCGACAACATTTTTATGAGTCCGTCCCCCTGTATGAATGATTTCCCCTCCGGGAAGCACTGCTTCAAGCCCCAGCACGTAGTCACGGGTAACACCATATTTTACAGCGCGCATCCCCCCCGCACATGTGGATATATTGCCTCCGATAGTCGAGATTTTGATGCTGGCCGGATCAGGTGGATAAAACAAACCTTTATATTCTACAGCCTTCTGCAAATCAGAAGTAACCACTCCCGGTTCAACTACAGCAACAAAGTCTCTGGGATCAATATCCAAAATTCTGTTCATATCAAGTGTAGAAACGACCACACCATGCCTGACAGGCACACAGCCGCCGACTTTATTAGTTGCCCGCGCTCTCGGATAAACCGGAACTTGCTCCAGCTGCGCCCATTTAAGCAATTCCGAAATCTGCTCAACAGTCTTAGGGCGCACTAATGCTAGCGGCTTTGCATGTTTCCGACTCGCATCAACACCGCAGGCCAGCAATGCACCATCATCAAAACTGGACTGTTTTTCAGGAAATAAATCCTTCAGGAATTTTTTATGTAATCTGGATAATTTTTCAGGATATAGCTTCATTTGATCCACTTAGTGCCGAGAGGCTCCGCAGACGGACTTTCTGAGATGTTATTAAGACACTCTTCAAACTTATTATTAATATTCAACCTCTTGCAGGCTATTTTTCATTCCAGACTTTTTCAACGCATTCCAGCAATGATAAAACTATCGGATCTGATTTCTTTTTCTTATTAAATCCAAAATATAATCCCACTTCAATATGCCCACCCGGCCATATATACAAAGAGCTATTCTTTACGCCATCATCAGCTTCATCGTGACGCATTACGGTAAGACCGTTTTCAGACCGCACTAATGCATTGTGCGTATCCTCACTATCGGCAATCATAACCTTTGTTGCTTCAAGTCCTCTTGAAGAAAAAGCCTCTTCCAGCTTTACGTTGAATGAACATTCATCGGGTGTCCAAATCCACGGCAGCTTAGCTAACTCTTCCCAACTGGCATTTTCCATACGATCCTGCCACGATGCGGGTCCGACAACATTTAAAATTGTATTCTCCAGCAGAATTCCATCTACCTCTTCAGGCGCACAATTAGCATAAAAAAAACCACCATCCAGTTTCCGGGCAGCAATATCACTTCTAATAGTCCAAGTCGGTATCTGTACAAGATGCACACTCAAAGCAGAAAATTTTTCTTTGATACACTTAATGAGCTGTGGAGTCTTGAGATATATTGGAGATGTTTGCAGTCCAAGGCGGGCGACACCTGAAATTTCACCCTTGAAGCGTCGAGCCTCGTTCTCAAAAGTATCTACACTCTCTAAAACAACGCAAGCCTTTTCAAGCAGCACCTTACCCTCAGCTGTAGTTTGCATCCCCTTGGGCGTACGCAAAAAAAGGCGAACATCAAACTCTTCTTCAAGTGACTTGATATGCAGACTGATTGTTGACTGGCTGGCATGAAGACGCTTGGCAGCACGGGTCATATTCCCTTCTTCTGCCACGGCCACAAAAGTCTTTATTTGATATAATTCCATATTTTTAAATACCTTCACAGCAAAACTAGCATTTACTAAAGGTGGTATCGAAATTTTCAAAGAAGGGGTTCGATTATTCCCATTGGATTCAAAGCAGGAAAAGGTGCATATTTTTTTCAGTGACTACATGATTTATAAATTTTTTGTCACCAACAGGAGCAGTAAATATGAGTAGTATCAGCGCATTCGTAACAGAAATCTTCACCCCGGAAGACAGCGTAAATGGTCACAAGCATCTCGGTCCTGTAACAGGAACAGTAAAAACAATTTTCTGGATCGGTGCAGCAATGGTTTCAACCATTCTCATTTCCTGTCTCCAGTAAAAAAATAATGACTGTTTAATATGGCAGGTACTGCCTTATTAGCTGTCATAGTCCGCTCCTTGACGGACTAAAGTTATTATACTCTTATCATGCTTTCTCCACCAACCGGCAAGTGGTGGAAAAAAGATTTTACGGCTCGTCTACAGGCTAATAATTAGCCAGTTGGCGAGCCGTATCTTTTGCAATATCACGCCGCTTAAGTTCTTCCTTTCGGCTATGCACATTCTTACCTTTAGCCAGTGCAATCTGTAGCTTAATTTTTCCTCTCGCAAAATAAAGCTTAACTGGAATAACCGTAAGCCCTTTTTGCTCAGATTTGGCTTGCAATTTCATTATTTCATCAACATGGAGCAAAAGTTTACGTGCACGATCCGGATCATGTTGAGAATACCCTGCATGATCATAGGGAGCAATATGAATTCCAACCAGCCATGCTTCCCCATCCTTGAAATTGATATATCCATCATTGAAGCTGATCTGGCCTTTACGCAAAGATTTAACCTCTGTGCCAGTAAGGACCATGCCTGCTTCTATCGATTCAGTGAATTCGTAATTACGTCGAGCCTGCTTATTGACTGCAATAGCAGAAGGACTTTTCTTTTTTTTCTTAGCCATTTTTTAAATTAACCTGCGATATCGTCATTATCAAGAAGTGAAGCGAAAAAGGTCAACTCTTCAGGATATTTTTTATAAATATTTTCTGTTACAAGTCTATTGATTCTGGCCACGGTACGACAGCTGAGAACTTCCTTTAAAAGCTGCTTGCACTCCTGCATATTTAACTGGCGCAAAATTCTTTTAATTCCAGGAATAGCCTGAGGAGTAAGACTTAAGCTATCAACCTGCATTCCCATAAGAATAGGCACACAATATGGATCTGATGCAACTTCACCGCACAAGCTGACTCCGATACCTGCTCGATGACCGGCATCAACAACATATTTGATAGACCGCACAACTGCTGGATGCAGAGGCTGATATAGATAGGAAACATGCGGATTGGTTCGGTCAATTCCAATACTGTACTGAATAAGGTCGTTGGTACCAATACTGAAAAAATCTACTTCCTGCGCCAGAATTTCCGCAATCATAACAGCTGCAGGAAGTTCAATCATAACTCCGATAGGCATATTCTCATCAAAAGGGATACCTTCTTCACGGAGTTCCTGCTGTGCTCTTGTAATTGCAGACTTTGCCTGTAAAACTTCTTTCAGACCGCTGATCATAGGAAACATTATTGACACGTTTCCATGCACACTGGCCCGTAAAATAGCACGAAGCTGGATTCGGAACATATCCTGATGCTTCAGGCAAAAACGCATAGCACGCAATCCAAGGGCAGGATTAGCTTCGTCAAGAGACCCGAAATGAGACATAAATTTATCAGCACCGAGATCAAGGGTACGCAAAATAACTTTGCGCGGTGACATTATTGCTGCAAGCTCTGAATACTTTTCAGCAAGTTCTTCTTCGTCCGGCAAATCAGTACGGTTAAGATAGGCATACTCAGTACGGAACAGCCCAATACCTTCACCCCCATTATCAATAACAGCGGCAACTTCCTCGAACAATTCTATATTTGCATGAACATGAACTCGATATCCATCTTCTGTTTCAGCAGGCAGCTGACACCCTCGCATAATAGTCCGCTGATAATCATCAAACTGATTTTGCAGCGTATAATAATGTTCGAGTTCCTCATCAGAAGGATCTACAATCACTTTTCCGGCAAGACCGTCAATAATAACCAGATCACCGTCTACAACCGTATTTTCCAATTCCTCAGCTCCAACAAGAGCAGGGATATTTAAAGTACGGGCCAGAATGCCGGTGTGCGATGTCTTACCGCCAAGGGTGGTAACGAAAGCCATCAGTTTATTAACTTCAAGCTCAATCGTATCAGCTGGAGTAAGGTCATGAGCCATGAGTACAACGCGGCCTCTAACCGGACGCAGATTTGCCTCACCACCTATAAGCTTAGCCTGCACACGCAGAGCGACCTGCCTGACATCCTGCATACGCTCACGGATATATTTATCTTCAAGAGCCCCGAAAGCCTTTTCAAAATCATTTACAGCCTTATCCAAAGCCCATTCAGCATTAATGTTTAGATCATCCACATATTTGATTGCAGATTTCTGAAACTTAGGGTCCTTCAGCATCATCAAATGGGAATCAATAATCAACTGATGCTCTCTGAGCTCTTCAGGAACTTTTGCCCGAATAGCATCAAGTTCAGTAACAGCGTCAGCAAAGCCCTTGACCAACCGCTTTCTTTCGTCTTCAGCCATATGGCTTGGCACAGTCTGGCGAGGCAGTCTCGAAGAAAGACTACGATTCAAAAAAAAGGCTTTGCCTATGGCGATTCCTGTTGAGACGGAAATTCCGTTGACGACCGCTCTGGCCACTTATTTTTCCTCGCCGAATCTTGTTTTAAAAAGTTCTTCCAGACAATCAAGAGCCGCAACAGCATCTGAACCGTCAGCACGGAGTTCAAGGGTGCTTCCCTGTGCTGCTGCAAGAGTCAGAATATCGAGGATGCTTTTAGCATCCACTTCCTGCTCATCACAAACAACGGTAATTTCGGCCTCAAAACTCTGGGCTTCCTGTGCCAGACGAGCCGCCGGACGTGCATGAAGACCAAGCTGATTGGCTACAACTACTATCCGGGCCGCAATATCTCCAGATTCAGGAGAACCTTTACGCAGCGCACTATTTTCAATCATTTGTCCATAATCCTTTATATCTTAAATTCTTCAAAAGAGAAACTTATACAAATTTAATCAGCAGCAGCCCCAACACCACAACAGTTACTGCTACAATTTCCCTAGCAATTTTTCCGGTAGTGATAACCCATCCGAAAACACCCAAAATTGCAGCACCGCCATACCATTCGAAAGCATTCAGCGGTCTGGGCCAAAGCTGAAACCAGATCAGCAGTACTAAGAGACTATTGGCAAATTTAAGTCGCTCACCCCAGTTAATGAGATTCCAGCGCTTAAGTTCATCAAGAAATCCCAACCCTTTATGTAAACCTGACCAGAAAGTAAAAACTTTAAAAAGCTGCAAAAGCATAAAGGTACTTAAACCGAGTAGCATAGCCTGCGTATGAAGACCAGCCAGCAACAAGTTCACCGTTGCCAGTGCCCAAAAAATAAGTCCGCTACCGGCAAAAACTGAATCGCCAATGGCAGAAAGAGTATAACTTGTTGTATTCTTAAGCTTATCCAGCAATTGAACAGGAAACCGACCATCCCGGATCTGCACTTCTACAGAAAGAAAAATCGCCACCAGAAGCGGAGCCCAGAATGGATGGGAATTGTAATGCTTCACATATCTCTTTCGTGCAACAGCCAGCATAGCTGGGTCAGTATAAATGGCCTCAAGGCCCGGCTGCATGGCATAAGAAAAACCAATATTCTGCAATCCGCGAGTATTGAACCCCGCACCTACAAAATAAGTACGCAGGAAGCACCTGACAAAGGCCAGACCTAAAGACTTCTTCTCTGCTGTTGTTTTTTCCACGCTTTCCTGATCCTGCACGATCATTTAAGTCTTTCGGATACTATAATCTTCCCGAAAGCGTAAATGGACATAATGACCTTTACATTCCCTGATCGGAGCAATTTTAGTAAAATTAATATCAAATAGAAACTCTAACTTTCGCTAAGTCCCTTTTTTCTTTCGCTCACCTTTTCATAGACCGCTTTTGCTGTCCAGCCTTCTACCTTTTCAGCAATTCTTCTTGCGATGACTTTAGTTTTTTCACCTGACATCATTTCTGTATCAATCATTCGCAAAATACATTCTTCAGTTGCAGGTCCATTATTTACAGGGGGGCCCACAACCACTGTTATTTCACCCCGCAACTCTTCAGATATATCTTCCCACTCAGCAAGGTTACCGTAAATGAACTCTTCATAATCCTTTGTAAGTTCCCGGCAAATAGCAAATTCTCTATTCCCAAGAACTTCATAGGCCTGATGCATTGTTTCTCTTAGGCGTGATTTGCGCTCGAAAAAAACAATTGTTGCTCCAGTTTGGCCATAAACATCAAAAAGTTTACGCATCTGCCCTTCTTTTCTCGGCAGAAAGCCCAGAAAAGAGAACGGATAAGGAGGCAATCCACATCCGGACAGCGCTGTTACGGGAGCACTTGGACCGGGAACAGGCACAACCAGCACTCCATGTTCACGACATGCACGCACGACTCTGTAACCCGGATCACTCATAAGAGGAGTTCCAGCATCAGAGACCATTGCTGCATCTTTGCCTTCATCAAAATGGGCCAGCACCAGATCAAGACGTTTTTCTTCGTTATGCTCATGCAGACTGACAAATCTTTTCCCGCTAATACCAAGAGACTGAAAAAGTTTTCCGGTTCTGCGAGTATCTTCTGCAAAAATCAGGTCTGCGGAGGCTAAAACATCTTTGGCTCGCTGACTTATATCACCAAGGTTGCCAAGAGGAGTTGCCACCACCCATAAGGTCGGTGAGGTCGAATGCATTTTCTATATGTTCCGCTCTAAAGCCGTTTCCATCATCATTCACAATTACCAGATCAAACCTGCATGGTCTGTCCCATAAATCCATTGCCGAAAGATAGCGGGTCGCTGCCTTCACAAGTTTTTTCTGTTTAGCAACAGTCACCGCCTGAACCCCGGATTGAACATCGCTCCCAGCCCGGGTCTTCACTTCAACGAAAATTAATTCATCTGCATTTTCGCAGATTATATCCAGCTCCCACTGTTTCCAGCGCCAGTTACGCTGCCGGAGAGAATATCCCCTATTCTTTAGATAGCTGGCGGCGTAGTCTTCACCAGCATTGCCAAAATCTATATGCCTGGGAGACACATGCTTTCCTGTTTTTTTACTTTTTTATCAGGAAGAACGCCTTTGAACGTCACTCTGTGAATCAGACAAGGACCAAGTTCCCTGATAGCACCCAGATGAACCTTTGTCCCGTAACCTTTATGAACAGCGAAGCCATAGCCCGGATATCTTTTATCAAGTTGCACCATCAAGGAATCGCGAAAAGTTTTGGCTAAAATAGATGCTGCCGAGATTGCCGGAACCTTTAAATCACCTTTCACAACTGCTTCCTGCCTATAACCACTTTCTCTATTTAAATACTGGCTAGGAATAGTCTTA is a window from the Maridesulfovibrio zosterae DSM 11974 genome containing:
- the ptsP gene encoding phosphoenolpyruvate--protein phosphotransferase, which codes for MARAVVNGISVSTGIAIGKAFFLNRSLSSRLPRQTVPSHMAEDERKRLVKGFADAVTELDAIRAKVPEELREHQLIIDSHLMMLKDPKFQKSAIKYVDDLNINAEWALDKAVNDFEKAFGALEDKYIRERMQDVRQVALRVQAKLIGGEANLRPVRGRVVLMAHDLTPADTIELEVNKLMAFVTTLGGKTSHTGILARTLNIPALVGAEELENTVVDGDLVIIDGLAGKVIVDPSDEELEHYYTLQNQFDDYQRTIMRGCQLPAETEDGYRVHVHANIELFEEVAAVIDNGGEGIGLFRTEYAYLNRTDLPDEEELAEKYSELAAIMSPRKVILRTLDLGADKFMSHFGSLDEANPALGLRAMRFCLKHQDMFRIQLRAILRASVHGNVSIMFPMISGLKEVLQAKSAITRAQQELREEGIPFDENMPIGVMIELPAAVMIAEILAQEVDFFSIGTNDLIQYSIGIDRTNPHVSYLYQPLHPAVVRSIKYVVDAGHRAGIGVSLCGEVASDPYCVPILMGMQVDSLSLTPQAIPGIKRILRQLNMQECKQLLKEVLSCRTVARINRLVTENIYKKYPEELTFFASLLDNDDIAG
- a CDS encoding PTS system mannose/fructose/sorbose family transporter subunit IID, whose product is MEKTTAEKKSLGLAFVRCFLRTYFVGAGFNTRGLQNIGFSYAMQPGLEAIYTDPAMLAVARKRYVKHYNSHPFWAPLLVAIFLSVEVQIRDGRFPVQLLDKLKNTTSYTLSAIGDSVFAGSGLIFWALATVNLLLAGLHTQAMLLGLSTFMLLQLFKVFTFWSGLHKGLGFLDELKRWNLINWGERLKFANSLLVLLIWFQLWPRPLNAFEWYGGAAILGVFGWVITTGKIAREIVAVTVVVLGLLLIKFV
- the smpB gene encoding SsrA-binding protein SmpB, producing the protein MAKKKKKSPSAIAVNKQARRNYEFTESIEAGMVLTGTEVKSLRKGQISFNDGYINFKDGEAWLVGIHIAPYDHAGYSQHDPDRARKLLLHVDEIMKLQAKSEQKGLTVIPVKLYFARGKIKLQIALAKGKNVHSRKEELKRRDIAKDTARQLANY
- a CDS encoding LysR family transcriptional regulator; the encoded protein is MELYQIKTFVAVAEEGNMTRAAKRLHASQSTISLHIKSLEEEFDVRLFLRTPKGMQTTAEGKVLLEKACVVLESVDTFENEARRFKGEISGVARLGLQTSPIYLKTPQLIKCIKEKFSALSVHLVQIPTWTIRSDIAARKLDGGFFYANCAPEEVDGILLENTILNVVGPASWQDRMENASWEELAKLPWIWTPDECSFNVKLEEAFSSRGLEATKVMIADSEDTHNALVRSENGLTVMRHDEADDGVKNSSLYIWPGGHIEVGLYFGFNKKKKSDPIVLSLLECVEKVWNEK
- a CDS encoding FAD-binding oxidoreductase, with the translated sequence MKLYPEKLSRLHKKFLKDLFPEKQSSFDDGALLACGVDASRKHAKPLALVRPKTVEQISELLKWAQLEQVPVYPRARATNKVGGCVPVRHGVVVSTLDMNRILDIDPRDFVAVVEPGVVTSDLQKAVEYKGLFYPPDPASIKISTIGGNISTCAGGMRAVKYGVTRDYVLGLEAVLPGGEIIHTGGRTHKNVVGLDLTRLMVGSAGTLGLITQATLKLLPLPETSASVLIGFKDLSGCLQGAEAVFGCGILPTAMELMDHNTLNALEIHSDVPWSKGTCGALLLKIDGSKEAVANDINRIEDALKDVPVTFMEKGTGGDQERLWELRRVISPAAFNLAPDKQGEDVAVPRGSVGKAIEGYHAIGRKLGVIILCFGHLGDGNIHVSVMHDKSVPVQADAALKAKKEIFEYTLKLGGTLSGEHGIGLTKAKFIGMQLGKTELKLMSGIKKVFDPYNIMNPGKVV
- a CDS encoding HPr family phosphocarrier protein, which encodes MIENSALRKGSPESGDIAARIVVVANQLGLHARPAARLAQEAQSFEAEITVVCDEQEVDAKSILDILTLAAAQGSTLELRADGSDAVAALDCLEELFKTRFGEEK
- a CDS encoding (Fe-S)-binding protein produces the protein MATPRACVQCGKCLEVCPLFKATGREDLTPRAKFFLENLDSSEGLSDKDFKSLASLCLSCGRCAKNCPQHMSGPEFVSALRSSSNGFVQNCWDLWLANPGILWPMAAALSRFSLKVLPEPFRSAKKRMKSLFATGLEPWVEIFPQVKFEERRVVLFNGCVGKYARHDWIKKADRLMNSMGLLRAEEPEFVCCGSSYGSAGLLERQNESRKINIRAWKDAGSPLLLIFCTTCLKGLKEYSLDDFSGDNELYKKWQQSLTLLSSLLLDADVLLLENSPKQIVYHKPCHAPVLDTDQLLLEKIAGDRLRPVLNDLCCGFGGIMQLAAPDLSKEVGEHCLERLTVGLDSGAHILTGCSACVIQLATLTKDEYLASHWLDILK
- the rsmI gene encoding 16S rRNA (cytidine(1402)-2'-O)-methyltransferase, whose product is MHSTSPTLWVVATPLGNLGDISQRAKDVLASADLIFAEDTRRTGKLFQSLGISGKRFVSLHEHNEEKRLDLVLAHFDEGKDAAMVSDAGTPLMSDPGYRVVRACREHGVLVVPVPGPSAPVTALSGCGLPPYPFSFLGFLPRKEGQMRKLFDVYGQTGATIVFFERKSRLRETMHQAYEVLGNREFAICRELTKDYEEFIYGNLAEWEDISEELRGEITVVVGPPVNNGPATEECILRMIDTEMMSGEKTKVIARRIAEKVEGWTAKAVYEKVSERKKGLSES
- a CDS encoding YraN family protein is translated as MSPRHIDFGNAGEDYAASYLKNRGYSLRQRNWRWKQWELDIICENADELIFVEVKTRAGSDVQSGVQAVTVAKQKKLVKAATRYLSAMDLWDRPCRFDLVIVNDDGNGFRAEHIENAFDLTDLMGGGNSSWQPW